The following proteins come from a genomic window of Geomonas sp. RF6:
- a CDS encoding CxxxxCH/CxxCH domain c-type cytochrome has protein sequence MKKLLYGAAVLLVAGLSGCSRGGSSSSIDVSGRHQAGWVVPVSGGAHPAAYLDDPNACKECHGSDYAGGISKVSCFSADRNGVGCHAGGPSGHPAGWADPDAHGAAANARAAGITGLPHCQACHGADLGGGISRRSCLNTAGCHGAQVAAPHSQKPWRSSIGGRTHSSADASNARACAVCHTGGANSSRKPSDPAPAGTEPGCFNNTLCHGVEGHPTGWSAAARHGAAANAVAGGSTGLSSCTPCHGSDYSGGSAQQGCFNDASCHGSGISAPHPATPWLSTSGGPSHSTTDTSNAGQCALCHAAGANSSRTPQAGDPVGASGCFDNSLCHAQIGHPAGWGAAAQHGAQAKKAPGSASGFAYCQQCHGTSFANGSATSCLNNSACHGSAVLAPHPRKPWFSSTGGASHATADQRNVTVCAQCHTAGANSTIKPPTTVAAAPGCFNNTLCHFHQLPFAPSATIPPSLHGGEAKKDLTVCQACHGTKGTTAFDGTTLADGTRTAACSSCHTFAKAHPTDWQGSGAFSHRTAGSIAKACAVCHDVSQGRTAPLPAAPSCFSTTFTNALGQARTCHSNGPGNAPHAVPYNNHNATARGNFGYCLGCHQVGADVPLTGGKTIPRCLTCHIADPTAVATGCTSCHATPPGGTSYPDVAAVHGSHSAINLPAGESTVCAECHSGLGVGTVDHLNRSRARAATVLANPVVFGALASSGGLTPAYTAAGRSCSNTYCHGNGPEMDKPASAVLAPSWGSPFLTGVAASDCTKCHGYPPANATHAGMTPVNCITCHPHVNAAGTGFTDRTKHVNGAIEATGAHVVPYFTHNAVAAPTCLKSNGGCHNTGVGGSAAANQYPLAKDATTGAPDCMSCHTVANPLLAGNGKGNCRSCHGTGGTGNLAAPTGTLFPNIKRRHPTHHGSVCGTCHPGVSNTGFGTQAGSGAGVNHGPNKNRLSGTTQTNTVQTTTGITVNTPRGSSASCSHGSLIVSGCHDGPGVQSW, from the coding sequence ATGAAAAAACTTCTGTATGGTGCCGCCGTTCTTCTCGTGGCGGGGCTTTCCGGATGCAGCAGGGGAGGAAGCAGCAGCTCGATCGACGTTTCGGGCCGGCACCAGGCAGGGTGGGTTGTCCCGGTTTCCGGGGGTGCCCACCCCGCGGCATATCTCGACGACCCCAATGCGTGCAAGGAGTGCCACGGCAGCGACTACGCCGGGGGGATCAGCAAGGTGAGCTGCTTCAGCGCCGACCGGAACGGAGTAGGCTGTCATGCCGGGGGACCCTCGGGACATCCCGCCGGATGGGCCGATCCTGACGCCCACGGCGCTGCCGCCAATGCACGTGCCGCGGGGATAACCGGCCTTCCCCATTGCCAGGCCTGCCATGGGGCCGATCTTGGCGGGGGGATCTCCAGGAGGTCCTGTCTCAACACCGCCGGGTGCCACGGAGCGCAAGTCGCGGCGCCCCATTCCCAGAAGCCGTGGCGCTCCTCCATCGGGGGGCGCACCCACAGCTCGGCGGACGCGAGCAACGCGAGAGCCTGCGCCGTCTGCCATACCGGCGGGGCGAACTCGTCCCGCAAGCCTTCCGACCCGGCGCCGGCAGGGACAGAGCCGGGGTGCTTCAACAACACCCTCTGTCATGGAGTGGAAGGACACCCGACAGGATGGTCCGCCGCCGCCCGGCATGGCGCAGCCGCCAACGCCGTCGCCGGCGGGAGCACCGGGCTTTCCTCCTGCACGCCGTGTCATGGCTCCGATTACAGCGGCGGCTCTGCACAGCAGGGGTGCTTCAACGATGCCTCGTGCCACGGCTCCGGAATAAGCGCGCCGCATCCAGCCACGCCGTGGCTCTCCACCAGCGGCGGGCCTTCCCATAGCACCACCGATACGAGCAACGCGGGACAGTGCGCCCTGTGCCACGCGGCGGGTGCCAACTCCTCCCGCACGCCTCAGGCGGGGGATCCGGTCGGCGCCAGCGGGTGCTTCGACAACTCCCTCTGTCATGCCCAGATCGGCCACCCCGCCGGCTGGGGCGCAGCGGCCCAGCATGGAGCACAGGCGAAGAAGGCGCCCGGCTCGGCCAGCGGTTTCGCCTACTGCCAGCAATGCCACGGGACCTCCTTCGCGAACGGCTCGGCGACGAGCTGCCTCAATAACTCCGCCTGCCACGGCAGCGCCGTTCTGGCTCCGCACCCGCGCAAGCCGTGGTTCTCCTCCACCGGCGGGGCTTCCCACGCGACAGCGGACCAGCGAAACGTGACAGTCTGCGCCCAGTGTCACACCGCAGGGGCCAACTCCACCATAAAGCCGCCAACTACGGTCGCTGCGGCGCCGGGATGCTTCAACAACACCCTGTGCCACTTCCATCAGCTACCGTTCGCACCCTCCGCAACGATACCGCCGTCCCTGCATGGCGGGGAGGCGAAGAAGGATCTCACCGTTTGCCAGGCCTGCCACGGCACCAAAGGAACCACCGCCTTCGACGGGACCACCCTCGCGGACGGCACGAGGACCGCCGCCTGCTCCAGCTGCCACACCTTTGCGAAGGCACACCCCACCGACTGGCAGGGGAGCGGCGCCTTCTCGCACCGCACGGCCGGCTCTATCGCCAAGGCCTGCGCGGTTTGCCACGATGTGAGCCAGGGGCGCACCGCGCCTCTCCCCGCAGCGCCAAGCTGCTTCTCCACCACCTTCACGAACGCCCTCGGGCAGGCAAGGACCTGTCACTCCAACGGGCCGGGAAATGCGCCGCACGCGGTGCCGTACAACAACCACAACGCCACGGCGCGCGGCAACTTCGGGTATTGCCTGGGATGTCACCAGGTCGGGGCGGACGTCCCCCTCACCGGAGGGAAGACGATCCCGCGCTGTCTCACCTGCCATATCGCCGATCCGACCGCGGTAGCGACCGGCTGCACCTCCTGCCATGCCACCCCCCCGGGCGGGACAAGCTATCCTGACGTCGCGGCGGTTCACGGCTCGCACAGCGCCATCAATCTCCCGGCCGGAGAGTCGACCGTCTGCGCCGAGTGCCACAGCGGCCTCGGAGTCGGCACGGTCGACCACCTGAACCGCTCCCGGGCTCGTGCCGCCACCGTCCTGGCCAACCCGGTCGTCTTCGGCGCGCTCGCTTCCAGCGGCGGGCTCACGCCGGCATACACCGCGGCGGGGCGGAGCTGCAGCAACACGTACTGCCATGGCAATGGCCCCGAGATGGACAAACCGGCGTCGGCGGTCCTCGCGCCGTCGTGGGGGAGCCCCTTCCTGACCGGTGTCGCCGCGAGCGACTGCACGAAGTGCCACGGATATCCGCCAGCCAACGCCACCCACGCCGGGATGACCCCGGTAAACTGCATAACCTGCCACCCGCATGTCAATGCTGCCGGAACCGGCTTCACCGACCGGACGAAACACGTCAACGGCGCCATAGAAGCAACAGGCGCGCATGTGGTGCCCTACTTCACCCACAACGCGGTCGCCGCCCCCACCTGTCTGAAGTCAAACGGCGGCTGCCACAACACCGGTGTGGGGGGAAGCGCTGCCGCGAACCAGTACCCGCTGGCGAAGGACGCCACAACCGGAGCTCCCGACTGCATGTCCTGCCATACCGTGGCAAACCCGCTCCTGGCTGGGAACGGGAAAGGGAACTGCAGGTCGTGCCACGGCACCGGGGGGACGGGAAACCTCGCCGCACCGACCGGAACTCTTTTCCCGAACATAAAGCGCAGGCATCCGACGCACCACGGATCGGTGTGCGGCACGTGCCACCCCGGCGTCAGCAACACCGGCTTCGGCACCCAGGCCGGCTCGGGGGCGGGGGTGAACCACGGGCCGAACAAGAACAGGCTGAGCGGGACGACGCAGACGAACACGGTGCAGACCACCACCGGCATCACCGTCAATACGCCGCGCGGGTCGAGCGCCTCCTGCTCCCACGGCAGCCTCATCGTCAGCGGGTGCCATGACGGCCCCGGAGTACAGTCGTGGTAG
- a CDS encoding cytochrome C: MTTISRRLFPLILAGALFLLAGCARMAALPSLPESHPESLAVGQQVNCLECHEDQQKGSLKSFSAFSHTAVFVRNHRFYAQSDDRLCASCHKRSFCADCHTNQVEMKPSLKYGNRPDREMPHRGDYLTIHKIEGKIDPASCYRCHGRGNNERCISCHR, translated from the coding sequence ATGACAACGATATCCAGACGCCTCTTTCCCCTGATCCTCGCCGGAGCGCTCTTTCTTCTTGCCGGGTGTGCCCGGATGGCGGCGCTCCCGTCCCTCCCGGAGTCCCATCCCGAGTCGCTCGCGGTGGGGCAGCAGGTGAATTGCCTGGAATGCCACGAGGATCAGCAGAAGGGGAGCCTGAAATCCTTCTCCGCATTCAGCCATACTGCGGTCTTTGTCAGGAATCACCGCTTCTACGCCCAGAGTGACGACCGACTCTGCGCCAGCTGCCACAAGAGGTCATTTTGCGCAGACTGCCACACAAACCAGGTGGAGATGAAGCCCTCGCTGAAGTATGGCAACCGCCCGGACCGCGAGATGCCGCACCGCGGCGATTACCTCACCATTCACAAAATCGAGGGGAAGATAGATCCCGCGAGCTGCTACCGCTGCCACGGCAGGGGGAACAACGAGAGATGCATCAGCTGCCACCGCTGA
- the groL gene encoding chaperonin GroEL (60 kDa chaperone family; promotes refolding of misfolded polypeptides especially under stressful conditions; forms two stacked rings of heptamers to form a barrel-shaped 14mer; ends can be capped by GroES; misfolded proteins enter the barrel where they are refolded when GroES binds), with protein MAAKLIKFDQDARNSILKGVNTLADAVKVTLGPKGRNVVIEKSYGAPLITKDGVTVAKEIELEDKFENMGAQLVKEVASKTSDVAGDGTTTATVLAQAIYRQGAKLVAAGHNPMEIKRGLDQAVETLVGELKNISKPIKDHKEIAQVGTISANNDRTIGDIIAQAMEKVGKEGVITVEEAKSMETTLETVEGMQFDRGYLSPYFVTDPERMEANLENATILIHDKKISNMKDLLPILEQTAKSGRPLLIIAEDIEGEALATLVVNKLRGVLNVCAVKAPGFGDRRKAMLEDIAVLTGGKVISEEVGFKLENTTYDMLGTAKKITVDKDNTTIIDGNGAEGDIQGRVKMIRAQIEETTSDYDREKLQERLAKLVGGVAVIKVGAATEVEMKEKKARVEDALHATRAAVDEGIVPGGGVAYLRALSSLDGLELPAEQQFGVTVIKRALEEPIRQIAQNAGVDGSIVVDKVKNGDVAFGYNAADDTYVNMLEAGIIDPTKVSRYALQNAASIAGLMLTTEAMIADKPREEGAMPAMPGGMGGMGGMGGMGGMM; from the coding sequence ATGGCTGCAAAGCTCATCAAGTTTGACCAGGACGCGAGAAACAGCATCCTCAAAGGTGTAAATACACTGGCAGACGCCGTGAAGGTTACCCTCGGCCCCAAAGGGCGCAACGTCGTCATCGAGAAGTCGTACGGCGCACCCCTCATCACCAAGGACGGCGTGACCGTAGCAAAAGAGATCGAGCTCGAGGACAAGTTCGAGAACATGGGCGCCCAGCTGGTGAAGGAAGTCGCCTCCAAGACCTCCGACGTCGCCGGTGACGGCACCACCACCGCGACCGTTCTGGCCCAGGCGATCTACCGCCAGGGTGCGAAGCTTGTCGCTGCAGGTCACAACCCGATGGAGATCAAGCGCGGCCTCGACCAGGCTGTGGAGACCCTCGTCGGCGAGCTGAAGAACATCTCCAAGCCGATCAAGGACCACAAGGAGATCGCCCAGGTAGGTACCATCTCCGCCAACAATGATCGCACCATCGGCGACATCATCGCCCAGGCGATGGAGAAGGTCGGGAAGGAAGGGGTCATCACCGTCGAGGAAGCAAAGTCGATGGAGACCACCCTGGAGACCGTCGAAGGTATGCAGTTTGACCGCGGCTACCTCTCCCCGTACTTCGTGACCGATCCGGAGCGCATGGAGGCGAACCTCGAGAACGCCACCATCCTGATCCACGACAAGAAGATCTCCAACATGAAGGACCTCCTCCCGATCCTCGAGCAGACCGCCAAGTCCGGCCGTCCGCTCCTCATCATCGCCGAGGACATCGAGGGTGAGGCGCTGGCAACCCTCGTTGTGAACAAGCTGCGCGGCGTGCTGAACGTCTGCGCTGTGAAGGCTCCCGGCTTCGGCGACCGCCGCAAGGCAATGCTCGAAGACATCGCAGTCCTCACCGGTGGCAAGGTCATCTCCGAGGAAGTCGGTTTCAAACTGGAGAACACCACCTACGACATGCTCGGCACCGCTAAGAAGATCACCGTCGACAAGGACAACACCACCATCATCGACGGCAACGGCGCAGAGGGCGACATCCAGGGTCGCGTGAAGATGATCCGTGCCCAGATCGAGGAGACCACCTCCGACTACGACCGCGAAAAGCTTCAGGAGCGTCTGGCGAAGCTTGTCGGCGGCGTGGCAGTGATCAAGGTCGGTGCCGCCACCGAGGTGGAGATGAAGGAGAAGAAGGCACGCGTCGAGGACGCGCTGCACGCAACCCGCGCTGCAGTCGACGAGGGTATCGTCCCTGGCGGCGGCGTCGCTTATCTGCGCGCACTCTCCTCTCTTGACGGCCTGGAGCTTCCGGCCGAGCAGCAGTTCGGCGTTACCGTCATCAAGCGCGCCCTCGAGGAGCCGATCCGTCAGATCGCCCAGAACGCGGGCGTTGACGGCTCCATCGTGGTGGACAAGGTGAAAAACGGCGACGTGGCATTCGGCTACAACGCGGCTGACGACACCTACGTCAACATGCTGGAGGCAGGGATCATCGACCCGACGAAGGTCTCCCGCTACGCGCTGCAGAACGCGGCTTCCATCGCAGGTCTCATGCTGACCACCGAGGCGATGATCGCTGACAAGCCGAGGGAAGAAGGCGCTATGCCGGCAATGCCTGGCGGCATGGGCGGCATGGGTGGCATGGGCGGAATGGGCGGCATGATGTAG
- the groES gene encoding co-chaperone GroES, translated as MNLRPLQDRIIVKRVQEETMTAGGLYIPETAKEKPQQGEVVAVGKGKRGEDGKVFPVDLKVGDKVLFGKYAGSEVKLDGEDYLIMREDDILGVVEN; from the coding sequence ATGAATCTCAGACCGTTGCAGGACCGCATCATCGTGAAGAGGGTTCAGGAAGAGACAATGACAGCCGGTGGGCTTTACATTCCCGAGACCGCGAAAGAAAAGCCGCAGCAGGGCGAAGTCGTTGCTGTCGGCAAGGGTAAAAGGGGTGAGGATGGCAAGGTGTTCCCGGTCGATCTGAAGGTCGGCGACAAGGTGCTCTTCGGGAAGTACGCAGGGAGCGAAGTGAAGCTCGATGGTGAGGACTACCTGATCATGCGCGAAGACGACATCCTCGGCGTGGTGGAGAACTAA